From Oncorhynchus mykiss isolate Arlee chromosome 6, USDA_OmykA_1.1, whole genome shotgun sequence, the proteins below share one genomic window:
- the LOC110519456 gene encoding cocaine- and amphetamine-regulated transcript protein, producing the protein MKNLWLRWRNGSHRLRPRRYTDKRCLDCGNWSIRTGPFWRRNISYTVRNLIRTMESSRLWTRAVVCAVLLSIVLSAEIDYSDSELDFDTRSVRDFYPKDPNLTNEKQLLGALHDVLKKLQTKRLPFWEKKFGQVPTCDVGEQCAVRKGARIGKMCDCPRGAFCNSYLLKCL; encoded by the exons ATGAAAAATCTATGGTTAAGGTGGCGCAACGGAAGTCACAGACTTCGGCCACGGCGGTACACAGATAAAAGGTGTTTGGATTGCGGTAACTGGAGTATTAGAACGGGACCTTTTTGGAGACGAAATATATCTTATACTGTGCGCAATCTCATTAGGACCATGGAGAGCTCCAGGCTATGGACCAGAGCGGTGGTTTGCGCGGTGTTGCTGTCCATCGTTCTTAGTGCTGAAATTGACTACTCGGATTCCGAACTGGACTTCGACACAAGAAGTGTGAGAGACTTCTACCCCAAAGATCCGAATTTGACCAACGAAAAGCAACTG CTTGGAGCACTACATGACGTTCTTAAAAAGCTGCAGACCAAGAGACTTCCATTCTGGGAAAAGAAATTCGGCCAAGTCCCTACG TGCGACGTTGGAGAGCAGTGCGCAGTGAGAAAGGGCGCGAGAATCGGCAAAATGTGCGACTGTCCTCGCGGAGCTTTCTGCAACTCTTACCTGCTCAAGTGCTTGTGA